One region of Prochlorococcus marinus str. GP2 genomic DNA includes:
- the urtD gene encoding urea ABC transporter ATP-binding protein UrtD, giving the protein MNNKDLLNLIDITVSFEGFLALNKLNLNLNKGELRAVIGPNGAGKTTFLDVITGKVKPTKGEVIFKGKSLVGRKEHKIARLGVGRKFQSPRIFENLTVKENLEISVSTPKSPLNLINKRIKDEQLNEIERLMKIVNLAQKVDSKAGSLSHGQKQWLEIAMLVGQKPDLMLVDEPVAGLTDEETDLTADLLKSLSGENTVVVIDHDMEFIRRLDSNVSVLNQGTVLCEGTMETIQKDQRVIDVYLGRPED; this is encoded by the coding sequence ATGAACAATAAAGATCTTCTAAATTTAATAGATATTACTGTTAGTTTCGAGGGTTTTTTAGCTCTCAACAAACTTAATTTAAATTTAAACAAAGGAGAATTAAGAGCTGTAATAGGACCCAACGGAGCAGGTAAAACAACATTTCTTGATGTAATAACTGGAAAGGTTAAGCCAACAAAAGGTGAAGTAATTTTCAAAGGAAAATCTTTAGTAGGCAGAAAGGAACATAAGATTGCTCGACTTGGAGTGGGAAGAAAGTTCCAAAGTCCAAGAATCTTTGAAAATTTAACAGTTAAAGAAAATCTTGAAATATCAGTGTCAACTCCTAAAAGTCCCTTAAACCTTATAAATAAAAGAATTAAGGATGAGCAACTTAATGAGATTGAACGTCTTATGAAAATTGTCAATTTAGCTCAAAAGGTTGATTCTAAAGCTGGTTCTTTATCACATGGCCAAAAACAATGGCTCGAGATAGCTATGTTAGTAGGACAGAAGCCAGATTTAATGTTAGTTGATGAACCTGTTGCTGGTTTAACTGATGAAGAAACTGATCTTACAGCTGATTTATTAAAATCATTATCAGGAGAAAATACTGTAGTAGTAATAGATCACGATATGGAATTTATAAGAAGACTTGATAGTAATGTTTCAGTATTAAATCAAGGAACTGTATTATGCGAGGGAACAATGGAAACCATACAAAAGGACCAAAGAGTTATTGATGTTTATCTAGGAAGGCCTGAGGATTAG
- the urtC gene encoding urea ABC transporter permease subunit UrtC: MSLSKFKFDRRIVLSFWIILIALIIAAPTLLPVFRLNLLGRYLSLSIVALGVDLIWGYTGLLSLGQGIFFALGGYCAAMYLQITSSSEFPNNIPEFFALYGVEKLPFFWEPFKSPIFTFFAIWIIPALVAGLIGFLVFRNRIKGVYFSILTQASLLVFFNFFNGQQKLINGTNGLKTDVTQLFGQMVGSESMQRIFFWITAILVIAAWFFAKWVVRGRFGNILIGIRDDEPRVRFTGYNPVIFKTIVFSIAGGLAGISGALYTVQSGIVSPQFMTVPFSIEMVIWVAVGGRGTLLGAILGAVFINYAKSLVSEALPASWMFIQGGLFILVVTALPEGVLGWIQGDGPRNLLQRFGLKRKIETYPSLEVNNKEGNNEQ, translated from the coding sequence ATGTCTCTAAGTAAATTTAAATTTGATAGAAGGATAGTATTATCATTCTGGATAATATTAATAGCTCTTATTATTGCAGCACCAACCTTACTCCCTGTATTTAGGCTAAATCTACTTGGTAGATATTTATCTTTGTCCATAGTGGCTCTAGGTGTAGATCTTATCTGGGGTTATACAGGTTTACTAAGTCTTGGACAAGGTATATTTTTTGCATTAGGTGGATATTGCGCAGCAATGTATTTGCAAATAACCAGCTCTTCAGAATTCCCAAATAATATTCCTGAATTTTTTGCTTTATATGGTGTTGAAAAATTACCTTTTTTCTGGGAACCGTTTAAATCGCCAATTTTCACCTTCTTCGCTATCTGGATAATTCCAGCATTGGTTGCGGGTTTAATTGGATTTCTCGTTTTCAGGAATCGAATCAAAGGGGTTTATTTTTCTATACTTACTCAGGCATCGCTTCTTGTATTCTTTAACTTCTTTAATGGACAACAAAAACTTATAAATGGAACAAATGGATTAAAAACAGATGTAACACAACTATTTGGTCAGATGGTAGGTTCTGAGTCCATGCAAAGAATATTCTTCTGGATTACGGCCATACTAGTAATAGCCGCTTGGTTTTTTGCAAAGTGGGTAGTTAGAGGAAGGTTTGGAAATATTCTTATAGGAATACGAGATGATGAACCAAGAGTTAGGTTTACAGGATATAACCCAGTTATATTCAAGACGATAGTATTTTCAATTGCTGGAGGTCTCGCTGGAATTTCGGGAGCTTTATATACTGTTCAGTCTGGGATAGTATCACCTCAATTTATGACAGTTCCCTTTTCTATAGAAATGGTTATATGGGTTGCTGTTGGAGGTAGGGGGACTTTATTAGGAGCAATACTAGGAGCAGTTTTCATCAACTACGCAAAAAGTTTAGTAAGTGAAGCTTTACCTGCTAGTTGGATGTTTATCCAAGGAGGGTTATTTATATTAGTTGTGACAGCTCTGCCAGAAGGAGTTTTAGGATGGATTCAAGGAGATGGTCCTAGGAATCTTCTTCAAAGATTTGGTTTGAAAAGGAAGATTGAAACCTATCCAAGCTTAGAAGTTAACAATAAGGAGGGGAATAATGAACAATAA
- a CDS encoding ABC transporter permease subunit gives MELLLDSLFNGVAIGSVLLVAALGLAIVFGLMGVINLAHGELMMLGAYTTYVTQLIFKLPILKPFYNSYIIVSIFLAFIVSGVVGILLEKTIIRKLYGSPLETLLATWGVSLILQQFVRSVPLAYGTGLIISLIIGLFLPTTFPPKIKESVNFKYFKFSSWIFAALSGVLTGSVISSTVSKLSRASARNVDVTAPSWMRGQVEILGTAFPKTRLMIIVITLISVIAITLFLNQSAWGMRIRAVTQNRQMSDCLGISTEKVDIITFGIGSGLAGVAGVAVSLLGSVGPNVGGNYIVGCFMVVVLGGVGNLLGTVLASFGIGIMTDLIGAGRLLSIWPDMPLPLSNTINFFATTSMARVMIFALIVIFLQFKPTGLFPQKGRMVEN, from the coding sequence TTGGAGTTACTTCTCGACAGTCTTTTTAATGGTGTTGCGATCGGATCTGTATTACTTGTTGCGGCATTAGGTCTTGCGATTGTTTTTGGTCTCATGGGTGTTATTAATCTTGCCCATGGAGAACTTATGATGCTTGGGGCTTACACAACATACGTTACCCAATTAATTTTCAAATTACCTATATTAAAACCCTTCTACAATTCATACATAATAGTTTCAATTTTCCTTGCTTTTATTGTTAGTGGAGTAGTAGGCATTCTCCTTGAAAAAACTATAATTAGGAAGCTTTATGGAAGTCCACTAGAAACTCTTCTCGCCACTTGGGGCGTTAGCTTAATTCTTCAACAATTTGTCAGAAGTGTACCATTGGCTTATGGGACCGGTCTAATTATAAGTCTTATAATTGGTTTATTTTTACCAACAACGTTTCCTCCAAAAATAAAAGAATCAGTAAATTTCAAATATTTTAAATTTAGTTCTTGGATATTTGCTGCTTTAAGTGGGGTTCTCACCGGTAGCGTTATTTCATCCACTGTGAGCAAACTAAGTAGAGCGAGTGCTCGTAATGTTGATGTAACAGCTCCCTCATGGATGAGAGGACAAGTAGAAATTTTAGGAACTGCATTTCCTAAAACAAGATTAATGATAATTGTAATTACACTTATCTCTGTAATAGCAATAACATTATTTCTAAACCAAAGTGCTTGGGGGATGCGTATTAGAGCAGTTACTCAGAACCGACAAATGAGTGACTGCCTTGGTATATCTACTGAAAAAGTGGATATAATTACCTTCGGAATAGGATCTGGCTTAGCAGGAGTTGCTGGAGTAGCAGTATCGCTACTAGGTTCTGTAGGACCTAATGTTGGCGGAAATTATATAGTTGGTTGTTTTATGGTTGTAGTGCTGGGAGGAGTAGGAAATTTATTAGGTACAGTACTTGCTTCCTTTGGAATAGGAATAATGACAGATTTAATTGGAGCTGGAAGGCTCTTATCAATATGGCCAGATATGCCTTTACCACTCTCAAACACAATCAACTTTTTTGCGACAACAAGTATGGCAAGAGTTATGATATTTGCCTTAATAGTTATATTCTTACAATTTAAACCCACAGGTTTATTTCCTCAAAAAGGCAGGATGGTGGAAAACTAA
- the urtA gene encoding urea ABC transporter substrate-binding protein gives MRISRRILAGLATASLAVTATSCGGGGTSGSFDDTVTVGILHSLSGTMAISESTLVDTEKMAIEEINAAGGVKVGGKSYKIEYIVEDGASDWPTFAEKSKKLIDQDGVPVVFGGWTSASRKAMLPVYESKDAFLYYPIQYEAQECSNNIFYTGATPNQQSEPATDFMYKRSPAAGGDFFLVGSDYVFPRTSNTITKAQVKQLGGKVVGEDYLPLGNTEVAPIISKIKKALPEGGIIINTLNGDQNVAFFKQIQDAGITPSSGYYVMNYSIAEEEISTIGPEFLEGHYGAWNYMMSIDTPASKKFAKSFKKRWGADRVVADPQESAYNMVYLWKQAVEDAGTFDDNAVREALVGQKFDAPQGPVEVMPNHHLSQTVRIGEINAEGGFTILEETGVVLPQAWNQKHPSSKGFACDWTDPSKGEKYRL, from the coding sequence ATGAGAATTTCAAGGCGTATTTTGGCAGGTTTAGCTACTGCCTCACTTGCGGTCACAGCAACTTCGTGTGGTGGAGGCGGAACCTCCGGAAGTTTCGATGACACAGTAACCGTTGGTATTTTGCATTCATTATCCGGAACAATGGCTATCTCTGAATCAACTCTTGTTGATACGGAAAAAATGGCTATCGAAGAGATAAATGCTGCTGGTGGTGTTAAAGTTGGCGGCAAAAGCTACAAAATAGAATACATAGTTGAAGATGGTGCATCTGACTGGCCTACTTTTGCTGAAAAATCTAAGAAGCTTATTGACCAAGACGGAGTTCCTGTCGTATTTGGCGGATGGACATCTGCAAGTAGAAAGGCAATGTTACCTGTCTACGAATCGAAAGATGCTTTCCTCTACTACCCAATTCAATATGAAGCTCAAGAATGTTCTAACAACATTTTCTACACAGGAGCCACACCAAACCAACAATCGGAACCCGCTACAGATTTCATGTATAAGCGTTCTCCCGCAGCTGGTGGAGATTTCTTCCTTGTAGGTTCTGATTATGTTTTCCCAAGAACCTCAAACACAATCACAAAAGCTCAGGTAAAACAGTTAGGCGGTAAAGTTGTTGGAGAAGATTACCTTCCATTAGGGAATACTGAAGTTGCTCCAATTATCTCAAAAATCAAAAAGGCACTTCCTGAAGGTGGAATAATCATTAACACACTTAATGGTGACCAAAACGTTGCATTCTTCAAACAGATTCAAGACGCAGGTATCACACCTTCGAGTGGCTACTACGTAATGAACTATTCAATTGCTGAAGAAGAGATTAGTACAATTGGTCCTGAGTTCCTTGAAGGTCACTACGGCGCTTGGAACTACATGATGTCAATTGATACTCCTGCATCTAAGAAATTTGCTAAAAGCTTCAAGAAAAGATGGGGAGCAGATCGTGTTGTAGCTGACCCTCAAGAATCTGCTTATAACATGGTTTACTTATGGAAACAAGCAGTTGAAGATGCTGGAACTTTCGACGACAACGCAGTTAGGGAAGCCCTAGTTGGACAAAAGTTTGATGCCCCACAAGGTCCAGTTGAAGTTATGCCTAACCATCACTTATCTCAAACAGTGAGAATTGGAGAGATTAATGCAGAAGGTGGCTTTACAATTCTTGAAGAGACAGGAGTTGTTCTTCCTCAAGCATGGAACCAAAAGCATCCAAGCTCAAAAGGATTTGCTTGCGATTGGACAGATCCTTCAAAAGGAGAAAAGTATAGGCTTTAA
- the ureG gene encoding urease accessory protein UreG: MSSKLRIGVAGPVGSGKTALVETLCLSLKKNYEIAVVTNDIYTKEDANFLINKKVLEEGRIIGVETGGCPHTAIREDCSLNKNAVLDLENKYNPLDFVFVESGGDNLASSFSPELVDLSIYVIDVSAGDKIPRKGGPGITRSDLLLINKIDLADMVGADLNIMRSDTEFMRKGKPWFFTNLSSGIGVEEITQFLESHIPNNRS, encoded by the coding sequence ATGAGCAGTAAATTAAGAATAGGTGTTGCTGGGCCTGTAGGTTCAGGAAAAACCGCACTAGTAGAGACCTTGTGCTTAAGCCTGAAAAAAAATTATGAGATAGCAGTTGTCACCAATGATATATACACCAAAGAAGATGCTAATTTTCTTATAAATAAAAAAGTATTAGAGGAGGGAAGGATTATTGGAGTAGAAACAGGAGGTTGTCCTCATACAGCAATAAGAGAGGATTGTTCCTTAAATAAAAATGCAGTTTTAGATTTAGAAAATAAATATAATCCTTTAGATTTTGTTTTTGTAGAAAGTGGAGGTGATAATTTAGCATCAAGTTTTAGTCCCGAACTTGTAGATTTATCAATTTATGTAATTGATGTATCTGCAGGAGACAAAATTCCTAGAAAAGGGGGCCCAGGAATAACAAGGTCAGATTTATTATTAATAAACAAAATTGACTTAGCAGATATGGTTGGTGCAGATTTAAATATTATGAGAAGTGATACTGAATTTATGAGAAAAGGGAAACCATGGTTTTTTACTAACCTAAGTAGCGGCATAGGAGTTGAAGAAATAACTCAATTTTTAGAATCACATATACCAAACAATCGAAGCTAG
- a CDS encoding urease accessory protein UreF — MSKSHLLKYLLISPNLPVGGFCYSEGMESYLQNKNLKDSNSVKELIMSELEIGQIRLDGRLLLDFFDIFNEINDGKNLKINSKKLLSLDKWILSSKDSIEMREQQTQMAKSLFDITKEFGFEYLYENNKKISWPLAWSWACYCFEISKLEMVENFFYAWSANQLSAALRIIPIGSTEAQVIQKDLLAIISKVSKEIMDKNIDDIYFGNVGLAMAQQNHNDLYTKLFRN, encoded by the coding sequence ATGAGTAAAAGTCACTTATTAAAGTACTTGTTAATAAGCCCTAATTTACCAGTTGGAGGATTTTGTTATTCGGAGGGAATGGAGAGTTATCTTCAGAATAAAAATTTAAAAGACTCAAATTCGGTAAAAGAATTAATCATGAGTGAACTTGAAATTGGCCAAATTAGACTAGATGGAAGACTGTTACTAGATTTTTTTGATATTTTCAATGAGATAAACGATGGCAAAAATTTAAAAATTAACTCGAAAAAGTTATTGAGTTTGGATAAGTGGATACTCTCATCAAAGGACTCTATCGAAATGAGAGAACAACAAACCCAAATGGCAAAATCTCTTTTTGATATAACAAAAGAATTTGGATTTGAATATCTATATGAAAATAATAAAAAAATCTCCTGGCCATTAGCTTGGAGTTGGGCTTGCTATTGTTTTGAAATTTCGAAGTTAGAAATGGTTGAGAATTTTTTCTATGCGTGGAGTGCAAACCAACTTAGTGCTGCGTTAAGAATTATTCCTATTGGTTCAACAGAAGCACAAGTAATTCAGAAAGATTTGTTAGCAATAATTTCAAAAGTTTCTAAAGAAATTATGGACAAAAATATTGATGACATCTATTTTGGCAATGTAGGTTTAGCTATGGCACAACAAAATCATAATGACCTTTATACAAAACTTTTTAGAAATTAA
- the ureE gene encoding urease accessory protein UreE: protein MRMNKQIVVTDWIKEKPRLGSFLKLTLSSDERRILRGKRLTDCDQEIILQLPREGKLNDGDILLTNDSNFYVEIIAKTENLIEISSNSKIELVKTAYHLGNRHVEVEIEEDILLTKDDYVIANMLKNFNVDIENIQKKFFPERGAHSHE, encoded by the coding sequence ATGAGAATGAATAAACAAATAGTTGTAACTGATTGGATTAAGGAAAAACCAAGATTAGGTTCATTTTTAAAACTTACCTTAAGTTCAGATGAAAGAAGAATCTTGCGTGGTAAAAGATTAACTGATTGTGATCAAGAAATAATTTTACAATTACCTAGAGAAGGTAAATTAAATGATGGAGATATTCTTTTAACTAATGACTCTAATTTTTATGTAGAGATAATTGCCAAAACGGAAAATTTAATTGAAATAAGTTCAAATTCTAAAATTGAACTTGTTAAAACTGCTTATCACCTCGGAAATAGGCATGTTGAAGTAGAAATTGAAGAGGACATTCTCTTAACAAAAGATGACTACGTAATAGCGAATATGCTTAAAAATTTTAATGTTGATATCGAAAATATCCAGAAAAAATTTTTTCCGGAAAGAGGTGCACATAGTCATGAGTAA
- a CDS encoding urease accessory protein UreD → MIKTSWEGNCFLNFLNNKASLGNVDKTIFKSKSTSPYKLLKSTHDQEGRCILPVLHTAGGLVGGDLLEFKVNLEKDSKVLLTTSSAQKVYGSVGRSKINPKGSFSKQKNLINILDNSHLEYLPQETIIFANGLYDQKFKVSISENSSFLFTDLIRLGRSSSGESIESGVFRSKLEIIRNNDLYDDWEYVDQIELSKASYEAKSGMDYMPVFGSLIWICEKEFSKSKINNLVGNIKKIFNETENNLSIGILENGISVRFLGSSSQDARKCFFCIWKQIRSVSGFCEPKYQGVWPLQDSMNY, encoded by the coding sequence ATGATCAAAACTTCTTGGGAAGGCAATTGTTTCTTAAATTTTTTAAATAATAAAGCAAGTTTAGGAAATGTTGATAAAACAATCTTTAAATCTAAATCAACTTCTCCTTACAAATTATTAAAGTCTACTCATGATCAAGAGGGCAGATGCATTTTACCTGTTCTTCATACTGCAGGGGGATTGGTTGGTGGAGATTTGCTTGAGTTTAAAGTAAATCTTGAAAAAGACTCTAAGGTTTTGTTGACAACTTCTTCAGCTCAGAAAGTATATGGATCTGTTGGAAGATCAAAAATTAATCCAAAAGGAAGTTTTTCAAAACAAAAAAATCTTATAAATATTCTTGATAATTCCCATTTGGAATATTTGCCTCAAGAAACTATTATCTTTGCAAATGGTTTATATGATCAAAAGTTTAAAGTATCAATTTCAGAAAATTCAAGTTTTTTATTTACGGATTTAATAAGACTTGGAAGATCTTCTTCCGGAGAATCTATTGAGAGTGGAGTTTTTAGATCTAAATTAGAAATTATTAGAAATAATGATTTATATGATGATTGGGAATATGTTGATCAAATTGAATTATCTAAAGCAAGTTATGAGGCAAAGTCAGGCATGGATTACATGCCTGTTTTTGGATCATTAATTTGGATTTGCGAAAAAGAATTTTCCAAGTCAAAAATAAATAATCTTGTTGGAAATATAAAAAAGATTTTCAATGAAACAGAAAATAATTTATCTATTGGAATTCTTGAAAATGGAATCTCTGTACGATTCCTAGGGAGTTCTTCTCAAGATGCTAGGAAATGTTTTTTTTGTATTTGGAAACAAATTAGGTCTGTTTCTGGATTTTGTGAGCCAAAATATCAAGGTGTATGGCCTTTACAAGATTCTATGAATTATTAA
- a CDS encoding urease subunit gamma, which translates to MHLSPQEKDKLLIFSAALLAERRLSRGLKLNYPETIAFLSFQVLEGARDGKSVSQLMSEGTNWLSKSQVMEGIPEMVNEVQIEAVFPDGTKLVTIHNPIN; encoded by the coding sequence ATGCATCTTTCACCTCAAGAAAAGGATAAATTATTAATTTTTTCTGCTGCACTCTTAGCTGAAAGAAGGCTTAGTCGAGGTCTTAAGCTTAATTATCCTGAAACAATTGCTTTTTTGAGTTTTCAAGTTCTTGAAGGAGCTCGAGATGGAAAAAGTGTGAGTCAATTAATGTCAGAGGGAACTAACTGGCTTTCAAAATCACAAGTTATGGAGGGCATTCCTGAAATGGTGAATGAAGTCCAAATAGAAGCGGTTTTCCCAGATGGTACAAAGTTAGTTACTATTCACAATCCGATTAACTAG
- a CDS encoding urease subunit beta, giving the protein MSNLIPGEIIPEQGEIELNLGREVKTVKVSNSGDRPVQIGSHYHFYEANKALIFDREKTYGMRLDIPAGTAIRFEPGDTTDVKLVPFSGLRNAYGFNSLVNGSLKS; this is encoded by the coding sequence ATGAGTAATTTAATTCCTGGCGAAATAATTCCTGAACAAGGTGAAATCGAATTAAATCTTGGGAGGGAAGTTAAAACAGTAAAAGTTTCTAATTCTGGAGATAGACCTGTGCAAATTGGATCTCATTATCATTTTTATGAAGCAAACAAGGCTTTAATTTTTGATCGAGAAAAAACATATGGTATGCGTCTTGACATTCCTGCAGGAACAGCAATTAGATTTGAACCGGGTGATACAACAGATGTCAAATTAGTGCCATTTTCAGGTTTAAGAAATGCATATGGTTTTAATTCATTAGTTAATGGTTCTTTAAAAAGTTAA
- the ureC gene encoding urease subunit alpha: protein MSYKIDRKTYAQTYGPTTGDRVRLADTDLFIEVEKDLTTYGDEVKFGGGKVIRDGMGQSQVRRADGAVDTVITNALIVDWWGIIKADVGIKDGIIFEIGKAGNPDIQDNVDIVIGASTEVIAGEGHILTAGSIDTHIHFICPQQIETALASGITTMLGGGTGPATGTNATTCTPGSFHISRMLQSAEAFPINLGFFGKGNSTNESNLIDQVEAGACGLKLHEDWGTTPSTINSCLNVADKFDVQVCIHTDTLNEAGFVEDTINAIAGRTIHTFHTEGAGGGHAPDIIKICGEKNVLPSSTNPTRPYTTNTLEEHLDMLMVCHHLDSKIPEDIAFAESRIRRETIAAEDILHDLGAFSIIASDSQAMGRVGEVITRTFQTAHKMKVQRGPLSQDSDRNDNYRVKRYISKVTINPAIAHGIDKHVGSIEKGKIADLALWKPSFFAVKPELVVKGGSIVWSQMGDANASIPTPGPVHGRPMFASFGQSLIKSSFTFLSKNSIEQNIPNKLGLQKKCIAVENIRNINKSNLKLNSNLPNISVDPQTYEVFSDGELLTCEPLDEVPMAQRYFLL from the coding sequence ATGTCTTATAAAATTGATAGAAAAACTTATGCTCAAACTTACGGACCCACTACCGGAGATAGGGTAAGGCTCGCTGATACCGATCTTTTTATTGAAGTAGAAAAAGATTTAACTACATACGGAGATGAAGTTAAATTTGGTGGAGGTAAAGTTATTCGAGATGGAATGGGACAGTCTCAAGTAAGAAGAGCTGATGGAGCTGTAGATACCGTAATAACTAATGCTTTGATTGTAGATTGGTGGGGAATAATTAAGGCTGATGTGGGTATAAAAGATGGAATTATTTTTGAAATTGGTAAGGCTGGCAATCCTGATATCCAGGATAATGTTGATATTGTTATTGGTGCATCAACAGAAGTAATAGCTGGAGAGGGGCATATTCTTACTGCAGGTTCAATTGATACTCATATTCACTTTATCTGTCCCCAACAAATTGAGACAGCACTAGCCTCTGGAATTACAACCATGTTGGGAGGAGGAACTGGACCTGCAACTGGCACAAATGCTACTACTTGTACTCCGGGATCTTTTCATATTTCAAGAATGCTTCAATCAGCAGAAGCATTTCCCATTAATTTAGGTTTTTTTGGGAAAGGAAACTCAACAAACGAGAGCAATCTTATTGATCAGGTTGAGGCTGGTGCATGTGGATTGAAGCTTCATGAGGATTGGGGAACCACTCCTTCTACAATAAATTCTTGTCTAAATGTTGCAGATAAGTTTGACGTACAAGTATGTATTCATACTGATACTTTGAATGAGGCAGGCTTTGTTGAAGATACCATCAACGCTATTGCAGGAAGAACTATTCATACTTTTCACACCGAAGGAGCAGGTGGAGGTCATGCTCCAGACATTATAAAAATCTGTGGAGAAAAAAATGTTCTTCCTAGTAGTACAAATCCCACAAGACCTTATACAACGAACACATTAGAAGAACATCTTGACATGTTAATGGTTTGTCATCATTTAGATTCTAAAATTCCAGAAGACATTGCATTTGCTGAATCAAGGATCAGAAGAGAGACTATTGCAGCTGAGGATATCTTGCATGATCTAGGTGCCTTTTCAATTATTGCTAGTGATTCTCAAGCTATGGGAAGAGTTGGCGAAGTAATTACAAGAACGTTTCAAACTGCACATAAAATGAAAGTCCAAAGGGGTCCGCTATCGCAGGATTCTGATAGAAACGATAACTATAGAGTAAAGAGATATATTTCTAAAGTTACAATTAATCCTGCAATAGCCCATGGTATTGATAAACATGTTGGGTCTATAGAAAAAGGTAAAATTGCGGATTTGGCATTGTGGAAACCTTCCTTTTTTGCTGTAAAGCCTGAATTAGTTGTTAAAGGAGGATCTATAGTTTGGTCTCAAATGGGTGATGCAAATGCTTCAATTCCTACTCCAGGTCCTGTACATGGTCGACCTATGTTTGCAAGTTTCGGGCAATCTTTAATTAAGAGTTCTTTTACCTTTTTAAGTAAAAATTCAATTGAACAAAATATTCCAAATAAATTAGGCTTACAAAAGAAATGTATTGCGGTAGAAAATATAAGAAATATCAATAAATCAAACTTAAAACTTAATAGTAATTTACCAAATATTTCAGTTGATCCTCAAACTTATGAAGTTTTTTCTGATGGAGAACTTCTTACTTGTGAACCACTTGATGAAGTCCCAATGGCTCAGAGGTATTTTTTGCTTTAG
- a CDS encoding glycosyl transferase: MDFQQGLITTIHEYGVTGNLLKELNKSLKKRSTSILIPCLYEEFERPALKDIREVLKNLTGLNELVIALSAKTVEQVKAAKSFFDSMPFPVHVQWTNSPSVIELLKSQEKNGLELLGTPGKGWAVWQGIGVATRKSEVVALFDADIRTFSPLYPSRMILPLLDESYGISYVKAFYSRLSLETNQLQGRATRLFVGPLLASLEQLVGKGPFLQYLQSFRYPLAGEFAFTKDLAMNLRIPCDWGLEIGLLSEVYRNVRTSKIAQVDLGLFDHKHKNIGDSSKEGLQKMCTEILSSVLRGLMEHQAETLTSTQLATLEVLYKRVGEDRVKQFGLDSAVNQLPYDRHEEELSVQKFAKLLRPATEDYLACPTTLQLPSWSRVLSCENKLQEDLAIAGSKDIKISEKELIKNF; this comes from the coding sequence ATGGACTTTCAACAAGGTTTAATCACAACAATACATGAATATGGAGTTACAGGAAATTTACTTAAAGAATTAAACAAAAGTCTTAAAAAAAGATCAACTAGCATTTTAATACCTTGTTTATATGAAGAGTTTGAACGTCCAGCATTAAAAGATATAAGAGAGGTTTTAAAAAACCTTACAGGCTTAAATGAATTAGTAATTGCTCTCTCTGCAAAAACTGTTGAGCAAGTTAAGGCAGCAAAATCATTTTTTGACTCAATGCCATTTCCAGTTCACGTTCAATGGACTAATTCTCCCTCTGTAATTGAGTTATTAAAAAGCCAAGAAAAAAATGGATTAGAACTTTTAGGAACTCCAGGTAAAGGATGGGCTGTATGGCAAGGGATAGGAGTTGCGACTAGAAAATCAGAAGTTGTTGCTCTTTTTGATGCTGATATAAGAACTTTTAGTCCTTTATATCCTTCAAGAATGATACTTCCACTTCTGGATGAATCATATGGAATATCATATGTAAAAGCATTTTACAGCAGGTTATCTTTAGAGACCAATCAATTACAAGGTAGAGCAACAAGATTATTCGTGGGTCCTTTATTAGCAAGTCTTGAGCAGTTAGTTGGTAAGGGTCCGTTTTTACAATATCTTCAATCATTTAGATATCCATTAGCAGGTGAGTTTGCTTTTACTAAAGACCTTGCTATGAATTTAAGAATACCTTGTGACTGGGGTTTAGAGATAGGCTTATTATCAGAGGTTTATAGAAACGTAAGGACCTCCAAAATAGCCCAAGTTGACCTAGGTTTATTTGATCATAAACATAAGAATATTGGAGATTCTTCTAAAGAAGGATTGCAAAAAATGTGCACAGAAATACTTTCAAGTGTTTTAAGAGGTCTCATGGAGCATCAAGCAGAGACCTTAACTAGCACTCAACTAGCAACTTTAGAAGTTCTCTACAAAAGAGTTGGAGAAGATCGGGTAAAACAATTTGGATTAGATTCAGCAGTTAATCAACTTCCATACGATAGGCACGAAGAAGAATTATCAGTACAAAAGTTTGCGAAACTATTAAGACCAGCTACAGAAGATTATTTGGCTTGTCCAACGACACTTCAGTTACCAAGTTGGTCAAGAGTTCTATCTTGTGAGAACAAACTGCAAGAAGATTTAGCTATTGCGGGGTCAAAAGACATAAAGATAAGTGAAAAAGAATTAATTAAAAACTTCTAA